From one Gracilinanus agilis isolate LMUSP501 chromosome 5, AgileGrace, whole genome shotgun sequence genomic stretch:
- the LOC123249295 gene encoding cell division control protein 42 homolog, producing MQTIKCVVVGDGAVGKTCLLISYTTNKFPSEYVPTVFDNYAVTVMIGSNPHTLGLFDTAGQEDYDRLRPLSYPQTDVFLVCFSVVSPSSFQNVRQKWVPEITHHCPKTPFLLVGTQIDLRENPFALETLAKKKQKPVTAEIAEKLTRDLKGIKYVECSALTQKGLKNVFDEAILASLDPPKPKKGHKCVLL from the coding sequence ATGCAGACGATTAAGTGCGTGGTGGTGGGAGACGGCGCAGTGGGCAAGACGTGCCTGCTGATCTCCTACACCACCAACAAGTTCCCCTCGGAGTACGTGCCCACCGTCTTCGACAACTACGCCGTCACGGTGATGATCGGGTCCAACCCCCACACCCTCGGGCTCTTCGACACGGCCGGCCAGGAAGACTACGACAGGCTGCGGCCCCTCAGCTACCCGCAGACGGACGTGTTCCTGGTCTGCTTCTCCGTGGTGTCCCCGTCCTCCTTCCAAAATGTGAGGCAGAAGTGGGTCCCGGAAATCACGCACCACTGTCCCAAGACGCCCTTCCTGCTGGTCGGGACCCAGATTGATCTGCGAGAGAACCCCTTCGCTCTGGAGACGCTGGCCAAGAAGAAACAGAAGCCCGTCACGGCGGAGATCGCCGAGAAGCTCACCAGGGACCTGAAGGGCATCAAATACGTGGAGTGTTCAGCGCTCACCCAGAAAGGCCTGAAGAATGTTTTTGATGAGGCCATATTGGCTTCCCTGGATCCTCCCAAACCCAAGAAGGGGCACAAGTGTGTTCTGCTCTGA